A region of Flavobacteriales bacterium DNA encodes the following proteins:
- a CDS encoding gliding motility-associated C-terminal domain-containing protein, whose translation MKKILFILILLVSSLTGFSQCTTEIVVDTVSVLPNGDVIVGWQPSPDAGIITYDIYVVNPNTSANDSLNSVNNTTYFFIIPYDTIIKYQIKEIRVVANCGTGIGISPFAANPQHPIELTNQIDICSSSTTLNWSAYDNFVSGTNVLYQVYLNINGAGFIPIATTNSLTYFYSGLVIGTNYQFFVRAIENGGAGPFTSASNIVDVSGNFLKNPTFLYLFTGTVIDSSQILVQFYVDTAADIKYYNIKRALTNDNVFSTIHSVSDFQGMNPMVSYYDESVDAKNNSYTYQIEAVNQCNQSKITSNIAQTIILTVVEDIASSTNKLNWTYYDGWQGGVKEYLIYRQSKDEMSFNLVATIPAASTVNNYVDDVSTELQGTGEFCYKVLAIEQNTIHVDNLPMATSSSAEVCVKHEPFMYIANAFEPLSPFNPTFKPSTIFFELASYQFLIFDRWGQKVFETTNRDEGWNGQFNNSGNNLPMGAYVYLIKFKSNTGDEYQKRGTVTLIR comes from the coding sequence GTGAAAAAAATTCTCTTCATATTAATCTTATTGGTTTCTTCCTTAACAGGATTTTCTCAATGTACAACTGAAATTGTAGTTGATACTGTTTCGGTTTTGCCAAACGGAGATGTTATTGTTGGTTGGCAACCAAGTCCAGATGCAGGAATAATTACCTATGATATTTATGTAGTTAACCCTAATACATCAGCCAACGATAGTTTAAATTCTGTAAATAATACAACCTATTTTTTCATCATACCTTATGACACCATCATTAAATATCAAATTAAAGAAATTAGAGTTGTTGCAAATTGTGGAACAGGAATAGGTATAAGTCCTTTTGCAGCTAACCCACAACATCCAATTGAATTAACTAATCAAATAGATATTTGCAGTTCTTCAACAACACTTAATTGGAGTGCTTATGATAATTTTGTATCGGGAACCAATGTACTTTATCAAGTGTATTTAAATATTAATGGTGCAGGATTTATACCCATAGCTACAACTAACTCACTAACATATTTCTACAGTGGCTTGGTAATAGGTACCAATTATCAGTTTTTTGTTAGAGCTATAGAAAACGGTGGAGCAGGTCCATTTACATCGGCATCTAATATTGTTGATGTTTCGGGTAATTTTCTAAAAAATCCTACATTTTTATATCTTTTTACTGGAACTGTAATTGACTCGAGCCAAATCTTGGTTCAATTTTATGTTGATACCGCAGCAGATATAAAATACTACAACATAAAAAGAGCATTAACCAATGATAATGTTTTTTCTACTATTCATTCCGTTTCTGATTTTCAGGGCATGAATCCCATGGTTAGTTATTATGACGAAAGTGTAGATGCAAAAAATAATTCGTACACCTATCAAATTGAAGCAGTAAATCAGTGTAACCAATCAAAAATTACATCAAATATTGCTCAAACCATAATATTAACGGTTGTTGAAGACATTGCTAGTTCTACCAATAAGTTAAATTGGACGTATTATGATGGTTGGCAAGGAGGGGTAAAAGAATATTTAATTTATAGACAGTCAAAAGACGAAATGAGTTTTAATCTAGTGGCGACTATACCTGCAGCTTCTACTGTAAATAATTATGTTGATGATGTTTCTACCGAATTGCAAGGTACTGGTGAGTTTTGTTATAAAGTTTTAGCAATAGAGCAAAATACAATTCACGTTGATAATCTACCAATGGCAACAAGTTCGTCTGCTGAGGTTTGTGTTAAGCATGAACCATTTATGTATATTGCTAATGCTTTTGAGCCTTTAAGTCCATTTAACCCAACTTTTAAGCCATCAACAATATTTTTTGAGTTGGCTTCGTATCAATTTTTAATATTTGATAGGTGGGGACAAAAAGTTTTTGAAACAACTAATAGAGATGAAGGGTGGAATGGGCAGTTCAATAACTCGGGTAATAACTTGCCAATGGGAGCTTATGTGTACTTGATAAAATTCAAATCTAATACTGGCGACGAATATCAAAAAAGAGGCACAGTTACCCTAATTCGTTAA
- a CDS encoding histidine kinase, with protein sequence MILNKNRLYWIAQIIGWLVYVLIVGVFNQLNGNDVTTELLFSLLSIYFIGLSISHFYRGIIIKLNWMKLSVSNLIPRVFIGVIVVGIIVYFIQTLVLEVLIIGQAYSFLLADAFPKIINWSLLFLLWSLLYFLFHFINNYKKEEIKNLRWEAARNEIELNKIKSQLNPHFIFNSMNSIRALVDEDPQLAKNAITQLSNVLRNSLMIGKKKLIPLSDELKIVDDYLSLEKTRFEEKLTIVKKIDSNTETFLIPPLMIQTLVENAIKHGTSKLPEGGVVDIQSRLDKDVLTVTIYNSGFYDENHQPETGFGVVNTKQRLQLLFGDKAQFSIINENGRVKTVLIIPTKTQL encoded by the coding sequence TTGATACTCAACAAAAATAGACTTTATTGGATAGCTCAAATTATTGGCTGGTTGGTTTATGTTTTAATTGTGGGTGTTTTTAATCAGTTAAATGGTAATGACGTAACCACAGAATTGTTGTTTAGTTTGTTATCCATCTATTTTATAGGCTTATCTATTTCTCATTTTTACCGTGGAATAATCATCAAATTAAATTGGATGAAATTGTCGGTTTCAAACTTAATTCCAAGGGTTTTTATTGGAGTTATTGTTGTAGGTATTATAGTCTATTTTATTCAAACATTAGTACTTGAAGTTTTAATCATCGGTCAGGCATATTCGTTTTTGTTGGCTGATGCTTTCCCAAAAATTATTAATTGGTCGTTGTTATTTTTACTATGGTCGTTACTTTATTTTCTTTTTCATTTCATCAACAATTATAAAAAAGAAGAGATTAAAAATTTACGTTGGGAAGCAGCTCGAAATGAAATTGAATTGAATAAAATAAAATCTCAACTCAACCCTCATTTCATTTTTAATTCGATGAATAGCATTAGGGCTTTGGTTGATGAGGATCCACAATTGGCTAAAAATGCTATAACTCAATTATCTAATGTATTAAGAAATTCGTTAATGATTGGAAAGAAAAAATTAATTCCATTAAGCGACGAGTTAAAAATTGTTGATGATTACTTAAGTTTAGAAAAAACTCGATTTGAAGAAAAATTAACCATCGTAAAAAAAATTGATTCGAATACTGAAACATTTTTAATTCCTCCGTTAATGATTCAAACTTTGGTTGAAAATGCAATAAAACATGGCACATCAAAATTACCAGAGGGAGGTGTTGTTGATATACAATCGAGGTTAGATAAAGATGTTTTAACTGTAACGATTTACAATTCTGGGTTTTACGATGAAAATCATCAACCAGAAACGGGTTTCGGAGTTGTAAACACTAAACAACGATTGCAATTGTTGTTTGGCGATAAAGCACAGTTTTCTATAATAAATGAAAACGGTAGAGTAAAAACAGTATTAATTATTCCAACTAAAACTCAACTGTAA
- a CDS encoding OmpH family outer membrane protein, with protein sequence MKNTSLIINIVLAIAVAVLYYLHFSCSSSCAPADTDELVVEDNVEPASPVISKNGFANVGYINIDSLQDKYDFYEVLIQKLKAKQTKYESEIAGKMGAFEKKVKDFQQKASTMTQFEGQMKQQELAEEEQKLYKLREDFAGKFQEEEAKLNDEFQKTVQAYIQKHNKTTNYDIIIGASQLGNIVLDFKPEIDITQHVVDGLNAEYKAKSTKK encoded by the coding sequence ATGAAGAATACCTCTTTAATTATAAACATAGTTTTGGCTATTGCAGTTGCAGTGCTCTATTATTTACATTTTTCTTGCTCTAGTTCCTGTGCTCCAGCCGATACTGATGAGCTTGTTGTAGAGGATAATGTTGAGCCAGCTTCTCCTGTTATTTCAAAAAATGGATTTGCAAATGTTGGGTATATCAATATTGATTCATTACAAGATAAATATGATTTTTATGAAGTATTAATTCAAAAACTTAAAGCAAAACAAACCAAGTATGAGTCTGAAATTGCTGGTAAAATGGGTGCGTTTGAAAAAAAAGTGAAAGATTTCCAACAAAAAGCTTCAACCATGACACAGTTTGAAGGACAAATGAAACAACAGGAATTGGCTGAAGAAGAACAAAAACTATACAAATTAAGAGAAGATTTTGCTGGAAAATTCCAAGAAGAAGAAGCAAAATTGAATGACGAATTTCAAAAAACTGTTCAGGCTTACATCCAAAAACATAACAAAACAACAAATTACGATATCATTATTGGAGCATCGCAATTGGGTAACATCGTGTTAGATTTTAAACCAGAAATTGATATTACACAACATGTGGTTGATGGACTAAACGCTGAATATAAAGCCAAATCGACAAAAAAATAA
- a CDS encoding response regulator transcription factor → MKVIIVDDERLARKELQSLLAKFPNVEVLAECDSVQSALVNIEKHKPDLVFLDINMPGKDGFALLEELNYIPEIIFVTAYDEYAIKAFEVNALDYLLKPIQSERLEEAINKFNSNDFIENNSQKLGLNDQVFVKDGERCWFVKLSDVPMFESEGNYVRVFFDNNKPLILKSLNNLANKLDENVFFRANRKFIINLNWIESIENWFNGGLMVKLKTGAKVEISRRQASKLKDMKSL, encoded by the coding sequence ATGAAAGTAATTATTGTAGACGATGAAAGGTTAGCGCGTAAAGAGTTGCAGAGTTTGCTAGCAAAATTTCCAAATGTTGAGGTGTTAGCAGAATGTGATAGTGTACAATCGGCATTGGTAAATATTGAAAAGCATAAGCCTGATTTGGTATTTTTAGATATCAATATGCCAGGTAAAGATGGCTTTGCATTGTTGGAAGAACTAAATTATATTCCCGAAATTATTTTTGTAACAGCTTATGATGAGTATGCAATTAAAGCTTTTGAAGTAAATGCACTCGATTATTTGCTAAAACCAATTCAGTCAGAACGTTTAGAGGAAGCTATAAATAAGTTCAATTCTAACGATTTTATTGAAAACAACAGTCAGAAATTAGGCTTAAACGATCAAGTATTTGTTAAGGATGGTGAGCGTTGTTGGTTTGTTAAGTTGTCAGATGTGCCAATGTTTGAATCGGAGGGAAATTATGTTAGAGTGTTTTTTGATAACAATAAACCATTGATTCTTAAATCATTAAATAATTTAGCAAACAAGCTCGATGAAAATGTGTTTTTTCGAGCCAACCGTAAGTTCATCATTAACTTAAATTGGATTGAAAGCATAGAAAACTGGTTTAATGGAGGCTTAATGGTTAAGCTTAAAACGGGAGCAAAAGTTGAAATATCGAGACGACAGGCATCAAAACTTAAAGATATGAAGAGCTTGTAA
- a CDS encoding peptidase M61, giving the protein MKQVIFFFAVFFTTISWAQNAAYKFSIDLTKVNNDMVQVFLDAPEIKLDKIIYNIPKMVPGTYRIYDFGQYSMDFEAFDKKGYAMSVTRLDDNRWEIDNAKNLAKISYWVEDTWDAKVKDLVFEPGGTNIEKDENIVLNNHGFFGYFDGLKNLKYELTVTRPDNFYGATGLTDIKTIGNKDVYYVNNYMDLVDSPIMYNVPDTTVIEVGGADILISVYAKNKTVTSKEIAKNIASILEAQKNYLGGKLPIDKYAFIIYLYAGQSGSGGSGALEHSYSSFYYLPEMTAERISGFLIDVAAHEFFHIVTPLNIHSEEIGDFDYINPKMSKHLWMYEGVTEYFAGHVQVYEGLISKDEYLEVIQDKIKGASYYKDNLPFTAMSLGCLDEHEKQYGNVYQKGALIGMCLDILLREYSKGEMGMKDMMAMLSKEYGKNVSFKDEELFDKIASLSSQKIREFFKMYVEGESSLPLEELLNKVGITYKTNVTVKEVSMGGASMSYNEEIDKIYVVDTGNMDEFGKSLGYKNNDIIYSINGVEITADNVKTELARLKNTLKEGDKIEVVVGREVKGKSKNVTLKSKAMLVEKTKKYFIEFNPSATPQQLTLQKAWLNTKM; this is encoded by the coding sequence ATGAAACAAGTCATTTTCTTTTTTGCTGTTTTTTTTACTACAATATCGTGGGCTCAAAATGCTGCCTATAAGTTTAGTATAGATTTAACCAAGGTTAATAACGATATGGTACAAGTCTTTTTGGATGCACCAGAGATTAAATTGGATAAAATCATCTATAACATACCCAAAATGGTTCCAGGTACATATAGGATTTATGATTTTGGGCAATATTCAATGGATTTTGAGGCATTTGATAAAAAAGGGTATGCCATGAGTGTTACACGATTGGATGACAACAGATGGGAAATAGATAATGCTAAAAACTTAGCAAAAATCTCCTATTGGGTAGAAGATACATGGGATGCAAAAGTTAAAGATTTGGTTTTTGAACCAGGAGGGACTAATATCGAAAAGGATGAAAACATTGTGTTAAATAATCATGGTTTTTTTGGATATTTTGATGGGTTAAAGAACCTGAAGTATGAATTAACCGTAACTCGACCAGATAATTTTTATGGAGCAACAGGTTTAACCGATATTAAAACAATAGGAAATAAAGATGTGTATTATGTGAATAATTACATGGATTTGGTGGATTCACCCATAATGTATAATGTGCCAGATACCACAGTGATAGAAGTTGGTGGTGCCGATATATTAATTTCTGTTTATGCAAAAAACAAAACGGTTACTTCTAAAGAAATTGCAAAAAATATTGCTTCAATTTTAGAGGCTCAAAAAAATTATTTGGGAGGTAAGTTGCCTATCGATAAGTATGCTTTTATTATATATTTATATGCAGGACAAAGTGGTTCAGGTGGAAGTGGTGCTTTAGAGCATTCGTACTCGTCATTTTATTACTTACCAGAAATGACTGCTGAAAGAATCTCAGGATTTTTAATCGATGTTGCTGCTCATGAATTTTTTCATATTGTAACTCCATTAAATATTCATTCGGAAGAAATTGGTGATTTTGATTACATCAACCCAAAAATGTCGAAACATTTATGGATGTATGAAGGGGTTACAGAATATTTTGCTGGACACGTTCAGGTATATGAAGGCTTGATTTCAAAAGATGAATATTTGGAAGTAATTCAAGATAAAATTAAGGGAGCCAGTTATTACAAAGATAATCTGCCTTTTACTGCCATGAGCTTAGGTTGTTTAGACGAACATGAAAAACAATATGGTAATGTTTACCAAAAAGGAGCTTTAATAGGAATGTGTTTAGATATTCTGTTAAGAGAGTATTCTAAAGGAGAGATGGGTATGAAAGATATGATGGCAATGTTATCGAAGGAATATGGTAAAAATGTATCGTTTAAAGATGAAGAACTGTTTGATAAAATAGCCAGTTTATCATCCCAAAAAATTAGAGAATTTTTTAAAATGTATGTGGAAGGAGAAAGCTCTTTACCTTTAGAGGAGTTGTTAAATAAAGTTGGAATAACCTATAAAACAAATGTAACTGTAAAAGAGGTATCAATGGGAGGTGCTTCAATGAGTTATAATGAGGAAATTGATAAAATTTATGTGGTTGATACTGGTAATATGGATGAGTTCGGAAAATCGTTGGGGTATAAAAACAATGATATTATTTATTCGATTAATGGTGTTGAAATTACAGCTGATAATGTTAAAACAGAATTGGCTAGACTTAAGAATACATTAAAAGAAGGAGATAAAATAGAAGTTGTTGTGGGTCGTGAAGTAAAGGGTAAATCAAAAAACGTAACTTTAAAATCGAAAGCGATGTTGGTAGAAAAAACAAAGAAATATTTTATAGAATTTAATCCATCGGCTACGCCTCAACAGCTTACGCTTCAAAAAGCTTGGTTGAATACTAAAATGTAA
- the lpcA gene encoding D-sedoheptulose 7-phosphate isomerase, which translates to MSLNSIKNNFLESKQLLDQFINDEGNLLKIAEAGKLMASAIAGGGKIISCGNGGSMCDAMHFAEELTGRFRENRKAIPALSISDPSHISCVGNDYGFDEIFSRYVEALGNKADVLLAISTSGNSKNVMKAVEVAKAKGMKVVALTGKDGGALASSCDVEIRAPHSKYADRAQEIHIKVIHSLIHYIEENI; encoded by the coding sequence ATGAGTTTAAATAGTATTAAAAATAATTTTCTTGAATCAAAGCAACTATTAGACCAATTTATAAATGATGAAGGTAATTTACTAAAAATTGCAGAAGCAGGAAAATTAATGGCAAGTGCTATAGCTGGTGGTGGAAAAATTATTTCTTGCGGTAATGGAGGCTCAATGTGTGATGCTATGCATTTTGCAGAAGAGTTAACAGGTAGATTTAGAGAAAATAGAAAAGCAATTCCAGCTTTGTCAATTTCTGACCCGTCTCATATTTCTTGTGTGGGTAATGATTATGGTTTTGATGAAATCTTTTCCAGATATGTTGAGGCATTAGGGAATAAAGCAGATGTGCTTTTGGCAATTAGTACGAGTGGAAACTCAAAAAATGTGATGAAAGCTGTAGAAGTAGCAAAGGCAAAAGGAATGAAAGTGGTTGCTTTAACAGGAAAAGATGGTGGAGCACTAGCATCTAGTTGTGATGTTGAAATTCGTGCACCACATTCTAAATATGCTGATAGAGCTCAAGAAATTCACATCAAAGTAATTCATTCTTTAATTCATTATATAGAAGAAAACATTTAG
- a CDS encoding OmpA family protein — translation MSQHFKIILTLFLFNWSFGFAQNADCDKLLKLTDTIYQAKNISGFGQKLEFKNNFNDDISSFPEEANSIWYLFKVPATGNFTFDIVSNNELDDWDFLLFEHKSQFCRRIDSNRIKPIRANLSRSSTTGLSLTSTQEFSMPGVNNNYSKYVSAKEGDEFVLVVNNPKKANSNHTLLLHFPKVKKMVEPVVEQVKVEEIKDTPKLNFTIDISDAATKQPISANVTISGLRKENVELNNITNYQAIIEKTMYRINLTVATEGYMLYSTKININKSKDQFHQAVALERIVEGKNVSLDDIQFQPASDKFLKTAESSLKSLLNFMELNKSVKIEIEGHVNGPGQSNHNEFKKLSIDRANAVKDYLTSNGIELSRLQCTGYGNSKMIYPDPKIEDEHSANRRVEIKIISK, via the coding sequence ATGAGCCAACATTTTAAAATAATACTCACACTTTTTCTTTTTAATTGGAGTTTTGGGTTTGCCCAAAACGCAGATTGCGATAAGTTGTTGAAACTAACCGACACCATTTATCAAGCAAAAAATATTAGTGGTTTTGGTCAAAAATTAGAGTTTAAAAATAATTTTAACGACGACATTTCTTCATTTCCTGAAGAAGCTAATTCGATTTGGTATTTGTTTAAAGTACCGGCAACTGGAAATTTTACATTTGATATTGTTTCGAACAACGAATTGGATGACTGGGATTTTTTATTGTTTGAGCATAAAAGTCAGTTTTGTCGTAGAATAGACTCCAACAGAATAAAACCCATTCGAGCTAATTTATCAAGGAGTTCGACCACAGGTTTATCGTTAACTTCTACTCAAGAATTTTCAATGCCAGGCGTAAATAACAACTATAGCAAATATGTGAGTGCAAAAGAAGGCGATGAGTTTGTGTTGGTGGTTAACAATCCTAAAAAAGCGAATAGCAATCATACCTTGTTGTTGCATTTTCCAAAAGTTAAAAAAATGGTTGAACCTGTTGTTGAACAAGTAAAAGTGGAAGAAATAAAAGACACTCCAAAACTTAATTTTACCATTGATATTAGCGATGCTGCAACCAAGCAACCTATATCGGCAAATGTTACCATAAGTGGGTTGCGAAAAGAAAATGTGGAGTTGAATAACATCACTAACTATCAAGCAATAATTGAAAAAACAATGTACCGAATAAATTTAACCGTTGCTACCGAAGGTTATATGTTGTATTCCACAAAAATTAACATTAACAAATCGAAAGACCAATTTCATCAGGCTGTTGCGTTGGAGCGAATTGTTGAAGGTAAAAACGTGAGTTTAGATGATATACAATTTCAGCCAGCCAGCGATAAATTTTTGAAAACAGCAGAAAGCTCTTTAAAGAGTTTGCTAAATTTTATGGAATTAAATAAATCGGTTAAAATTGAAATTGAAGGTCATGTAAACGGTCCTGGACAATCCAATCATAATGAGTTTAAAAAGTTGTCGATTGATAGAGCAAATGCTGTTAAAGATTATTTAACATCGAATGGGATTGAGTTGAGTCGACTACAATGTACCGGTTATGGTAATTCAAAAATGATTTACCCTGATCCAAAAATAGAAGACGAACACTCTGCAAACAGAAGGGTAGAAATAAAAATAATATCGAAATGA
- a CDS encoding DUF4924 family protein, whose translation MLIAQHKKQTNIAEYILYMWQIEDIIRSNNFDLTQINDTIISKFDVPKETQYDIKLWYQNLIEQMLKEGKSEKGHLSFLVKQLDELNNLHNSLLTTIQDVDYQNAYIAAKENIRNFMVKSTEANSEIEACLIALYGFLMLKLKQSEISSSTKEAMQTFSKLLAILVDRYNKLKKGELLFSSEKSN comes from the coding sequence ATGTTAATTGCACAACATAAAAAACAAACCAATATTGCCGAGTACATTTTGTACATGTGGCAAATTGAAGACATTATCCGTTCAAATAATTTCGATTTAACTCAAATTAATGATACCATTATATCAAAATTTGATGTGCCTAAAGAAACACAATACGACATTAAATTGTGGTATCAGAATTTAATTGAACAAATGCTGAAAGAAGGCAAATCAGAAAAAGGACATTTGAGCTTTCTTGTAAAACAATTGGATGAACTGAATAATTTACATAATTCGCTTTTAACCACCATACAAGATGTAGATTATCAAAATGCTTATATTGCTGCGAAAGAAAATATCCGAAACTTTATGGTTAAATCTACCGAGGCGAACTCCGAGATTGAAGCTTGTCTTATTGCATTGTACGGATTTTTAATGTTAAAATTAAAGCAATCAGAAATTAGCAGTTCAACCAAAGAAGCTATGCAAACGTTTAGTAAATTACTTGCTATTTTGGTTGATAGATACAATAAATTGAAAAAAGGTGAGTTACTTTTTTCGTCAGAAAAAAGTAATTAA
- a CDS encoding Smr/MutS family protein yields the protein MSKSVLDLHDIFNNSKKIEASLNDAFFDAIDSKIKTLEIIHGKGSGQLKKRVIRFLNLPEIKSKYHRLEKDSKNFGRTFVHFKH from the coding sequence ATGAGCAAATCGGTGCTTGATTTACACGACATTTTTAACAATTCAAAAAAAATTGAAGCATCATTAAATGATGCTTTTTTTGATGCCATTGATTCCAAAATAAAAACTTTAGAAATTATTCATGGTAAAGGAAGTGGACAACTCAAAAAACGAGTGATACGATTTTTGAATTTACCTGAAATAAAAAGCAAATATCATCGATTAGAAAAAGACAGTAAAAATTTTGGACGTACTTTTGTTCACTTCAAACATTAA
- a CDS encoding YifB family Mg chelatase-like AAA ATPase translates to MLVKTFGSAVVGVDAITITIEVNVDRGMKFFMVGLPDNAVKESQQRIESALKNVGYKMPGKKTVVNMAPADIRKEGSAYDLAIAIGILAASGQINEQKLGDYLIMGELSLDGGLQPIKGALPIGIQARKEGFKGFILPKANAREAAIVDDIDVFGIENIKELIDFFNEETSLQKTEIDTRKEFYENLNSVDFDFLDVKGQENIKRALEIAAAGGHNVILIGPPGAGKTMLAKRLPTILPPLSLHEALETTKIHSVSGKLAAETSLISVRPFRSPHHTISDVALVGGGGFPQPGEISLAHNGVLFLDELPEFKRTVLEVLRQPLEERRVSISRAKFSVDYPASFMLVASMNPCPCGFYNHPEKECVCSPGVVQKYLSKISGPLLDRIDLHVEVTPVTFNELSKNEYKGESSSQIRERVIKARQVQEKRFEGSKGIYANAQMTSKQLREICVIDEAGNTLLKTAMDRLGLSARAYDRILKVARTIADLENAPKIESSHLAEAIQFRSLDREGWAG, encoded by the coding sequence ATGTTAGTAAAAACTTTTGGAAGTGCTGTTGTAGGTGTTGATGCTATCACAATTACCATTGAGGTAAATGTGGATAGAGGAATGAAGTTTTTTATGGTTGGTTTGCCCGATAATGCTGTTAAGGAAAGTCAGCAACGAATTGAGTCTGCTCTAAAAAATGTAGGCTATAAAATGCCGGGTAAAAAAACGGTGGTTAATATGGCTCCAGCCGATATCCGTAAAGAAGGTTCGGCATACGATTTAGCCATAGCAATTGGTATATTAGCTGCCTCAGGACAAATAAACGAACAGAAATTAGGCGATTATTTAATTATGGGAGAATTATCGCTTGATGGTGGTTTACAACCAATAAAAGGAGCATTGCCCATTGGTATACAGGCTCGAAAAGAAGGATTTAAAGGATTTATTTTGCCTAAAGCAAATGCTAGAGAAGCTGCAATTGTTGATGATATTGACGTTTTTGGAATAGAAAATATAAAAGAGTTAATTGATTTTTTTAACGAAGAAACTTCGCTACAAAAAACAGAAATTGATACTAGAAAAGAATTTTATGAAAATTTAAATAGTGTTGATTTTGATTTCTTGGATGTTAAAGGACAAGAAAATATTAAACGAGCATTAGAAATTGCAGCCGCTGGAGGTCATAATGTGATATTGATTGGTCCGCCAGGAGCTGGTAAAACGATGTTAGCGAAACGATTACCAACCATTTTACCGCCTTTGTCTTTACACGAGGCATTAGAAACAACAAAAATTCATTCTGTAAGTGGAAAATTGGCTGCAGAAACCTCTTTAATTAGTGTTCGTCCTTTTAGAAGCCCACATCATACCATATCAGATGTAGCTCTTGTTGGTGGAGGTGGATTTCCACAGCCGGGAGAAATATCATTGGCTCATAATGGCGTTTTATTTTTAGATGAGTTACCAGAATTTAAACGAACTGTTTTAGAAGTGCTAAGACAACCATTGGAAGAACGTAGAGTATCCATATCAAGAGCAAAATTTTCGGTTGATTATCCTGCAAGTTTTATGTTGGTAGCATCAATGAATCCTTGCCCATGTGGGTTTTATAATCATCCCGAAAAAGAATGTGTATGCTCACCAGGAGTGGTTCAAAAATACTTGAGTAAAATATCAGGACCGCTTTTAGATAGAATTGACTTACACGTAGAGGTTACACCTGTAACTTTTAATGAATTGAGTAAAAACGAATATAAAGGTGAAAGTAGTAGTCAAATTCGAGAAAGAGTTATAAAAGCTCGCCAAGTTCAAGAAAAAAGGTTTGAAGGTAGTAAAGGAATTTATGCCAATGCTCAAATGACTTCCAAACAATTACGAGAAATTTGTGTGATTGATGAAGCCGGAAATACATTGCTAAAAACAGCTATGGATAGGCTCGGATTATCGGCAAGAGCTTACGATAGAATTTTAAAGGTAGCCAGAACCATTGCTGATTTGGAAAATGCACCCAAAATTGAGTCCAGCCATTTAGCGGAAGCCATACAATTTAGAAGTTTAGATAGAGAAGGTTGGGCGGGTTAA
- a CDS encoding DUF1987 domain-containing protein — protein MKPFYVKATDSTPEIRFDLGENIFYIKGKSVFTEVDQFYDPVIDWLKNLDGKINTPITFQFDLEYFNIVSSKRILFVLYTLNELRNNGSNIEVSWSFSVEDDDMKEVGEDYACMVNLPFNFVCKSVEHEID, from the coding sequence ATGAAACCATTTTATGTAAAAGCAACCGATTCAACCCCTGAAATTAGATTCGATTTAGGCGAGAATATTTTTTATATAAAAGGGAAATCTGTTTTCACAGAAGTTGACCAGTTTTATGACCCTGTTATTGATTGGTTGAAAAATTTAGACGGAAAAATTAATACACCTATTACCTTTCAATTTGATTTAGAGTACTTTAATATCGTTTCTTCTAAACGTATTCTATTTGTTCTATATACACTCAACGAATTAAGAAACAATGGCTCTAACATTGAAGTTTCTTGGAGCTTTTCGGTAGAAGACGACGACATGAAGGAGGTTGGCGAGGATTATGCTTGTATGGTTAACTTGCCTTTTAATTTCGTTTGCAAATCAGTTGAACACGAAATAGACTAA